In a genomic window of candidate division KSB1 bacterium:
- a CDS encoding phage Gp37/Gp68 family protein, which produces MSTNSSIEWTEATWNPVTGCTRASTGCDHCYAVTLTRRLSAMGQEKYAGLINPYKKHFNGVVKLHPETLEQPLRWKKPRTIFVNSMSDLFHKDVPVDFIRKVFQIMARAHWHQFQILTKRADRLEDLNPLINWSRNIWQGVSVENESAMFRIDHLRRTSAHTKFLSLEPLIGPLKGLKLEGIDWVIVGGESGHGARPIQKSWVTDIRHQCLCQGVPFFFKQWGGFNKKAAGRLLDGRTWDEMPMQNTRMLV; this is translated from the coding sequence GTGTCCACTAACTCATCAATAGAATGGACGGAGGCAACTTGGAATCCTGTTACAGGATGCACGCGAGCAAGCACAGGATGTGACCACTGTTACGCCGTAACTTTAACTAGACGGTTATCTGCGATGGGGCAGGAAAAATATGCAGGCTTGATAAATCCGTATAAGAAACATTTTAATGGTGTTGTTAAATTGCACCCAGAAACACTTGAACAACCACTACGCTGGAAAAAACCGCGGACCATTTTTGTAAACTCTATGTCTGACTTATTTCACAAAGATGTACCGGTCGATTTTATTCGGAAAGTTTTCCAAATCATGGCTCGCGCACATTGGCATCAATTTCAAATCTTAACCAAACGTGCGGACAGGTTAGAAGATTTAAACCCTTTAATAAACTGGTCTCGTAACATTTGGCAAGGTGTTAGTGTCGAGAATGAATCAGCAATGTTTCGTATAGATCATCTTCGACGAACATCAGCCCATACTAAATTTCTTTCCTTAGAGCCATTGATTGGTCCACTCAAGGGATTAAAACTGGAAGGGATTGATTGGGTAATTGTGGGAGGAGAATCGGGTCATGGGGCTAGACCTATCCAAAAAAGTTGGGTCACTGATATCCGTCATCAGTGCCTATGCCAGGGAGTGCCTTTTTTCTTTAAGCAATGGGGTGGATTCAATAAAAAAGCCGCAGGTCGATTGTTGGACGGTCGTACGTGGGATGAGATGCCAATGCAGAACACAAGAATGTTAGTATAG